The following is a genomic window from Lysinibacillus sp. JNUCC-52.
CATTGCTGGACCTTTTGCCATATTGTCTGTACCATGCTTAATTTTTTTCATTAACACCTTAGCATCAAGCGGTATATCCTCTTTGACTCCAACATCTACCGTTACAATTTTTGCATTTGTTATTTTGGCAATTGCACAAACACCTGTTACCCCTTTAGGGAAATTTAATGTTTGTAAAAACGTGACATTTTGCGGATTTGATGTTACCCCCTCTTCACAAACACCATGATCAGCTGCACAAACAATGATTACTTTGTTATCAAGTTTTGGATATAGTTCTCCCGTAATACCAGCTAATTGTATAGCTAGCGACTCCAGTTTCCCTAAACTGCTTGGAGGCTTGCTAAGTGAATCAATACGTTCCTTAGCTTTTTCCTTCATTGTATTATTAGTAGGTTGAATGCGTTGAATCGTTTGTTGTAATAATTGCATCATCATCTCTCCTTTTTTTAGCCATTTACATATAGAATGAAAAAAAATAGAAAAGCCTGTAGTTTATTTCATAACAAATAAACTACAGACTTTTCCATCGTCTATATCATTCAAAGCAATTAGGCAGGTCTCCTGGCTCAATTTCAACATTTTATAGAACCTTCCCAGCATAACGCTAGTGGTATTTTCTATAAAACTCCATTTTACAGTGGTGGGACCGCTAAAGCATTTCACTTTATTCCCTATTCTCCCATAATGGGCACCTAATGCTTTTATGTAATTACTTTAAATTTACGATAAAGTTTTTTTCGTGTCAATATTGGATAAAGTTTGCGTGACAGCATTTTGTGCACTGCCAATGTTAAGTATAAACTAAATAAAATAAGGTATTTAACAACTGAATTGTTAAATACCTGTGACCTACATTATTTAAATTCTAATTCCCCATCATAAGCAAGCATGCCGCCTTCTAGGTTTGTTACATCAAAGCCTTGTGCTTCTAAATATGCACATGCATTTGCTGAGCGTCCGCCAGCTTTACAGACGATAATGTAAGGTTTAGATCTATCTATTTCTTCTAAGCGCTCAGGGATTGTTCCAAGTGCAATATGCTTAGCGCCTGGAATGACACCTTGTGCTACCTCGTCATCTTCTCGCACATCGATAATGTATAAGTCCTCGTTCGCATCTAGTTGTTCTAATAATTGCGTTGTATCCATCGATTTCATCTTTACAGTCCTCCAATATATCAATTTCCTATTACATTATAGCGTGAACGAAAAAAAACAGCTAGTGATGTAACACTAGCTGCCTAAAAATGACTCTATTCTTCTGTCTCTAAAAATTCGACTTGCTTTGCTGGAACGAAAGTAGAAATTGCGTGTTTGTAAATGAGATGCTGTTTACTTTCAGCATCGACTAGTAATACTGTAAAGTTATCATAGGATTTCACTGTTCCTTTTAGCTGGAACCCGTTTAACAGAAACACAGTTACAAAAACACTGTTTTTACGTAGATGGTTCAAAAACGTATCTTGCAAATTGATTGATTTCATAGAATGCGCCTCCCCTACTCTCTTTCTACCTCTTCATTCCTATAGTAGCATGTTATCCCAATTTATCAATTAGTAATTTTTAGAAATTATTAAAGTTTTTAGTCTTTTTCAATAAAATGAATATCCATCTTATTGCGGAAATAAGTAAGTTGTCTTTTCGCATAGCGACGAGAATTTTGTTTTAAATTTTCAATTGCTTCTTCTAAAGTGCATCGACCATCTAAGTAATCATATATTTCCTTATAGCCAATTGCCTGAATTGACTGTACGCCTCGAATATTTTGCTGCCACAACCCTTGTACTTCTTGCAACAGCCCTTTGTCCATCATCAAATCTACTCTGCGATTTATGCGATCATATAACGCATCGCGTGACATATTTTCACCTAACCCTATAATTAAATGGCGATAAAGGGGGATTTCTCCTCGATTGTGTTCTTCTGAGGCTTTTGAAACACCACTTAATTCAATCATTTCTAATGCTCGAATGACGCGTCGCGTATTGTTAGGGTGAATTGTTTCCGCCGTTTTCGGATCCAATGCTAATAGTTTTGCATGCATTGCTTCAGGACCTAACTTTTCTAGCTCCTCATAATAAGCCTTTCGTGCTACCTCATCTACTTGCTCCTCGGTAAATTGGAAATCATAGAGCACGGCTTGTACATATAACCCAGAGCCTCCAACAATAATTGGTAGCTTTCCTCGTGCTTGTATTTCACTAATTTTGGCACGTACCAATTTTTGATAATCTGCTACCGAAAAGGATTCTGTAGGCTCCTTGAAGCTTAATAAATGATGTGGGACACCTTGCATCTCTTCCGCAGTAATTTTCGCAGTACCAATATCTAGGCCTTTATAAATTTGCATGGAATCGCCGTTAATAATTTCACCATTAAACTTTTTTGCTAACTCAATGCTCAGTGCTGTTTTACCAGAGGCTGTTGGTCCTACGATTGCTACAACCTCTGCTTGCTGTATTTTATTTTGTATCATACTTTTCTAACCACCGTAATAAAACTTGATGAACCGCCTGATGATTGTCTTCATTTAAAATTTCATGTCGCTTATCTTCAAATAAATAGACTGTAACATCCTGTACACCTGCTGCTGCAAAGCGCTCTGCCACATTATACACACCGTGACCACCATCTCCAACAGGGTCCTTGCTACCACTTATCAAAAGGATCGGTAAGTTTTTATTTATTTTTTCAATCTCATTTTTTCGATTCAGTACCATAAGACCCGCCGTTAAATCAACAAAAAATTGATTGGTTGGTATAAAGCCACAATATGGATCATCAATATATTTTTGCACCTCGTGCTCTACAGAACATAACCAATCATATGCTGTTTTAGCATTTGGAACTTGCTTATTGAAGCTCCCAAAGCTCAATTTGTTTAGTAAAGGGCTCTCCATCTCTTTGCCTCGTTGCATTGCCAATACTTGTGCGACATAATGCCCAATCTTATGCAGTGTTGAGACATTACCTGTTCCACAAAGTATAACGTTATCCACGTCATTGCTGTAAAGTTGAATATACCTTCTAGCAATGAAAGAACCCATACTATGTCCGAACAAGATGAATGGCACATCTGCAAATTGAGCATGCATAGCTACAATCACTTCATGAGCATCTTCTACAACACGATCAAAACCATTTTTTTCAGCGAAAAAGCCTAATGTGCCGTTGTAAGATGCCGTTTCTCCATGCCCACGATGATCATGCATCGTCACTGCATAACCTGCTACACATAATTTTTGAGCAAATTTTATATAGCGACCACTATGCTCTGCCATGCCATGTAAAATATGAATATGACCTATGCATGGAATAGTCGGCGTTAATGTTCGCGTAAACACAAAATGTCCATCTGACATTTTCATATAACGCTCTTCCATATTACACCTCCACATCCGCAAAACTTGTCGCATCGATTATGGCTTGTTCTAATTGCGCAACATAGGTATTTCTTTGAGATTCTGAATAGTGAAAACGCTGTTGCATTACTTGAATTACTTGCTCCTTATATCGTTTCACTGCATCAATATCAAAGTATAATAATCCCGTGCGACGAATAAAGAAATCACAAGGTGTGTACACCATTTCCGCTTCTATACCATAGAGCAGCATCGCATGTAACACGAGAGGCATTGTACTGCCATGCTCATGTAAATACTTCACCTGATCAAATAAAGCGTCCACATTCGTTCCATACTTTTGCACAAGATGCTTCGCTTCATCATAGTTCAGGCCATACTGCACACCTTCTCTTGCTTTATACGCAGTGTAATCAGGGAAATTAATGGCATTAATGCCCTTTGCACCAGATAGAGATAGTTCACGTGTCATACATGGACTAGCATGCTTAAATTTATGAGTTTTGACGATTTTATCAACGATTGTTTCTGCCATTTGGCGGTAGCCTGTTAACTTGCCACCTGCAATCGTCATCAAACCACTTGATGCTGTCCAAATCTCATCTTTACGCGAAATTTCAGAAGGGTCTTTCCCCTTTTCGAAAATAAGTGGACGTACACCTGCCCAAGAAGATTCAATTGTTTCTCTTGTAATTTCGGCTGTAGGAAAAATATTTTTAGCAGCTTCAATTAAATAATCTACATCTTGTTGTGTTGCAGTTGGGTGTATAGGATTTCCTTCATAAACTGTATCCGTTGTCCCTATATAAGTTTTACCATCACGAGGAATAGCAAAAGCCATCCGACCATCTGGAATATCAAAATAGACGGCCTGTTGTAATGGGAAATGCTTTTGATTGAGGACGATATGGACACCTTTTGTCAGGCGTAATTGCTTTTTGTCCAACGCTTTATCCTTTTGTCGTACTTCATCTACCCAAGGGCCAGTAGCATTGACAATTTGCGCAGCATGAACTTCCACTACTTTTCCTGTTACATGATCTTTTACTTTTGCGCCAATTAGCTTTTTCTTGTTATATAAAAATCCTGTCATTTCCGCATAGTTTACACAAAGTGCGCCGTATTCAACCGCTTTTTTTAGCACTTCAATCGTTAACCGTGCATCATCTGTACGATATTCGACATAATAGCCACCTCCAACGAGCTCATCTCGCTTTAATAGAGGCTCAAGCGCTGCTGTTTCTTGTGCACTTAGCATTGTGCGGCGTTCTTTCTTTTTGACACCTGCTAATCGGTCATATACTTTTAATGCAATTGAAGTCGTTAAAGGACCAAGTGAACCATGCTTATATAAAGGCAACAGCATTTTTTCAGGTGTCGTTACATGAACAGCATTATCATAAACGATTTCGCGTTCACGTCCAACTTCAGCCACTACCCCCATATCAAATTGTTTTAAATATCGAAGTCCTCCGTGGATAAGCTTTGTCGAACGGCTTGATGTACCAGCAGCAAAGTCCTGCATCTCAATTAGTGCGACTGATAATCCTCTTGACGCGGCATCAAGTGCAATTCCAGCACCTGTAATACCACCCCCAATTACTAAAACGTCAAAGCTATATTGCTCTAAATAATCGATAATTTTAGGTCGATGCTCAAATGAAAACATACTTTCTCCCCCCATTAGCTATGATTTAAATATACGTGTAGCCTCCACAGCTCTTTGCCAGCCCGCATATAAATTTGCGCTTTGCTCTGTGGTCATTTTAGGTTGATAGGTTTGCCCATTTGCCCATAATGCAGCTAACGCCTCTTTATTTTCCCAAAATCCTGTTGCAAGTCCTGCTAAATAGGCTGCCCCGAGTGCAGTCGATTCATTAAGCTTTGCTAACTCCACCTCTAACTGTAAAATATCACTTTGAAATTGCATTAAGAAGCCGTTACTTACAGCTCCACCATCTACTCGCAATACTTCAATTGGCATGCTCGCAGCTTCCTTCATTGCATCCAGTACATCTTTCGTCTGGTAAGCCAATGATTCAAGCGTTGCGCGGA
Proteins encoded in this region:
- a CDS encoding rhodanese-like domain-containing protein, with amino-acid sequence MKSMDTTQLLEQLDANEDLYIIDVREDDEVAQGVIPGAKHIALGTIPERLEEIDRSKPYIIVCKAGGRSANACAYLEAQGFDVTNLEGGMLAYDGELEFK
- the hfq gene encoding RNA chaperone Hfq; this translates as MKSINLQDTFLNHLRKNSVFVTVFLLNGFQLKGTVKSYDNFTVLLVDAESKQHLIYKHAISTFVPAKQVEFLETEE
- the miaA gene encoding tRNA (adenosine(37)-N6)-dimethylallyltransferase MiaA; its protein translation is MIQNKIQQAEVVAIVGPTASGKTALSIELAKKFNGEIINGDSMQIYKGLDIGTAKITAEEMQGVPHHLLSFKEPTESFSVADYQKLVRAKISEIQARGKLPIIVGGSGLYVQAVLYDFQFTEEQVDEVARKAYYEELEKLGPEAMHAKLLALDPKTAETIHPNNTRRVIRALEMIELSGVSKASEEHNRGEIPLYRHLIIGLGENMSRDALYDRINRRVDLMMDKGLLQEVQGLWQQNIRGVQSIQAIGYKEIYDYLDGRCTLEEAIENLKQNSRRYAKRQLTYFRNKMDIHFIEKD
- a CDS encoding alpha/beta fold hydrolase, with protein sequence MEERYMKMSDGHFVFTRTLTPTIPCIGHIHILHGMAEHSGRYIKFAQKLCVAGYAVTMHDHRGHGETASYNGTLGFFAEKNGFDRVVEDAHEVIVAMHAQFADVPFILFGHSMGSFIARRYIQLYSNDVDNVILCGTGNVSTLHKIGHYVAQVLAMQRGKEMESPLLNKLSFGSFNKQVPNAKTAYDWLCSVEHEVQKYIDDPYCGFIPTNQFFVDLTAGLMVLNRKNEIEKINKNLPILLISGSKDPVGDGGHGVYNVAERFAAAGVQDVTVYLFEDKRHEILNEDNHQAVHQVLLRWLEKYDTK
- a CDS encoding glycerol-3-phosphate dehydrogenase/oxidase; translated protein: MFSFEHRPKIIDYLEQYSFDVLVIGGGITGAGIALDAASRGLSVALIEMQDFAAGTSSRSTKLIHGGLRYLKQFDMGVVAEVGREREIVYDNAVHVTTPEKMLLPLYKHGSLGPLTTSIALKVYDRLAGVKKKERRTMLSAQETAALEPLLKRDELVGGGYYVEYRTDDARLTIEVLKKAVEYGALCVNYAEMTGFLYNKKKLIGAKVKDHVTGKVVEVHAAQIVNATGPWVDEVRQKDKALDKKQLRLTKGVHIVLNQKHFPLQQAVYFDIPDGRMAFAIPRDGKTYIGTTDTVYEGNPIHPTATQQDVDYLIEAAKNIFPTAEITRETIESSWAGVRPLIFEKGKDPSEISRKDEIWTASSGLMTIAGGKLTGYRQMAETIVDKIVKTHKFKHASPCMTRELSLSGAKGINAINFPDYTAYKAREGVQYGLNYDEAKHLVQKYGTNVDALFDQVKYLHEHGSTMPLVLHAMLLYGIEAEMVYTPCDFFIRRTGLLYFDIDAVKRYKEQVIQVMQQRFHYSESQRNTYVAQLEQAIIDATSFADVEV